GTCCCCCGCTAATTCCCGTTCCCAGTGCCTTTAAATAAGCCTCTTTTGCCGTCCATAACTGAAAAAATAGCTTTTCCTTCTCTGCGGACTTTTCAACAAGCTCGTGTTCCCTAGCACAAAAAAACCTTTTTGTCAAGCTATTTAAATCTTTCATCTGGCGCATTTTCTCTAAATCTACCCCGATGCGAGCGGTTAAAGTCAAGCCACAGATGGCCATATCTTCGGAATGGGAGAGATTAAACTGTAATTGGTAGTTAATACTCGGTTTTCCCCGTTCACTGTAGATAAACTCGATTTTTTCGGGACTTATCGCCAAATATGACCCTAAAATCTCGCGTAAACACCCCCTCGCCACCAAAAAACGCCGCTTGTGTTCGGGAAAATGGTAACGATTAGCTCTAATTATTTCATCTTCCGAGAGCAAAGAAGCCAGTTTTTCTAGTCTATCCCCAGAGGGATCAAGACTGATAAAATAGAGATGAACCTCATCGGTAGATATAAACATTAAACTCAGAAGCACTCAAATAATTAATTATCGGTAAATTTTACCGTAAAATGAGAATTGCCGACTCAAGAATTTATCCACCTTCTAACTCTTGACTTTGCAGCACACCTATGAACTTTTTTCATACTGAAGACCACCTCCAACAGTTCGGTACAGATATTTTAGAAACAACTTGGCGAGAATTTCCCCAATTAGCTCAAGAACAAATTGCCCTAACTTGGATAGTATATGATCCTCCCGTTATCGTCAACACGGGGGGAGCAATTTCTCACGAAGAATTCTGGAAATATTCCCCCCGCGGATTTAGCTATCGCGGACAAGAAAGAACCTATCCCGCTAGTTTAGTGAAATTATTTTATCTAGTAGCAATTCATGAGTGGTTAGAAGGGGGAATGATTCCCGAAAACACCGAATTAAATCGCGCCATTCGTGACATGATTGTTGACTCTAGTAATGATGCTACCAGTTTAGTTGTAGATCTGGTCACGGGAACCACTAGCGGTCCAGAAATTGCCGCCAGTCCCTTTGAAACTTGGAAGCAACAACGCAACATAGTTAATCGTTATTTTCAATCCCTAAATTGGCCAGAATTAGCGACAATTAACGTTAATCAAAAAACTTGGTCTGATGGTCCCTATGGACGTGAACGCGCTTTTTTAGGGGAATTAATGGAGAATCGCAATATGTTAACTAGCAATGCAGTGGCGCGTTTAATTCATACTATTATCGGGGGGATTGCGGTTTCTTCCCAACGTTCCCAGATGATGATGTCTTTACTAAAACGAAGTCTTAATCCTGCTGATTGGACAAGTCAAGGAGATGAGACACAAATTTTAGGATTTTTGGGACAAGGATTACCAGAAAGTAGTCAAATTTGGTCAAAAGCTGGTTGGACAAGTCAAGTGCGTCACGATGCAGCCTATATTGAAATTCCCCATCATACTCCCTATCTCTTGGTGGTATTTACCGAGGGAAAAGATAACAGTCAAAACCGCTCAATTTTACCTTTTATTTCCCAGAAAGTAGCCGAGAAAATCATGCAGTTTAATTAATTGAAGCTGTAAGTAGGATGGTTTTCTCTGCCATTGCCAAAAGTGCTAGATAAACATCCTACTGCCATAAATCCGTAAATTTACTGATGTGCATCTCAATATACAGCTTTTCTCGGATAGATGGGGTTCTTTATTGCAGCTGAAATACTTGATTAAGTAAGGATTTAGTCTGTGCTTCACCTTGACGGGAAAGGCCGTCATCATTTAAACTAACAATAAGTTGTTCTTAAGTATTTCCTCAAATGTGTGACTTTCAACCCTCACCATTGTCATAACGAAAGGGAAGTGGAGAGTAAATTAATTGTTCAGTATTTACTCCCAAAACTAGGCTACAATGCCGAACATTGGTATCAACAAGTTAGCTTCGGTAAAGTACGTTTAGATTTCCTTGTTTCCGCTCAAAAACCTATCAACAAAAAGCAGTTTTTATCCTCTCACTGTCTAATTGTCGAGGCTAAAAACCCCAGAGAAAAGCTCATCAATCATCGTCACCGCTTAGGTTATTATCTCAACTACTTTAAAGTGCAGTGGGGATTATTAACCAACGGTGATGAGATTCAACTTTATCAAAGAAAACCCGATAAAATTTATTTAGTTTTTAGATGTTCTGGGTTAGAAATTGCCGCTCACTTAGAACAGTTAAAATCTCTGATTGGCTACGAAACTTTATTCCTGGGTATTCCACCGCTCAATTCTCCAACAATCAACAACAAAAATCCCATGAAAACCATCGCAATTTATCATCATAAAGGTGGTGTTGGTAAAACCACCGTCGCTACCAATCTAGCGGCAGCTTTGAGTAAAAAAGGCAAGCGAGTATTATTGATTGATATTGATGCTCAAGCTAATAGTACTTTTGCCGTTGGTTTAATTAAGTTTCAATTCGATGATGACGATGATTTAAAAGATAAAAATGTTTTTCATTTGCTAGATAACAGTAACCGCATTTTTATTGAGAATATCGTCAGAAAGTCTCAAGGATTCAATCATCCAGAAATTGATGTTATTCCCTCTCACATATCTTTAATTGCTAACCAAGCTAAAATTAAAGATAATGCGGCGGTATTTGCTAGATTGGCCAGAAAATTAGAGAAAGTAAAGGATCAATACGATATTGTAATTATTGATGCACCTCCCGCACTTGATTTATATGCACGCATTGCTTTAATTGCAGCTGATTATCTGATAATTCCTTCTGATCTTAAACCATTTTCTAATCAAGGATTAGATAGCGTTAAAAACTTTGTTCAAGAGGAAATCAATGAAAGTCGTGGAGATTTGGGTAAACCAACCTTACAAATTTTAGGCGTTTTACCTTCCAAAATTTCCACCCATGCTCAATACTTAAGATATAATTTTCCCAAACAAAAACAAGTGATTCCAGACAAATATAATTTACCCTTGATGGAATCGACTATCTCGGAAAGAATGCCTTTATCTCGCTGTATAAATCAATACGTTACCGTGGGAGATTTAGAAATTCCTGCTCCCCAATCTATAATGGATTATGCTGAACATAAAGGCGATGCGGGAGTATCAGCAGCAGAATTTGAAGCCTTAGCACTAGAAGTTTTAGCTAAAATAGGAGTTAAATAAATGTGTAAATTTTTACGAGTCGATATTACTGATATTAATCCTTCTCTTCCCAGAGAAACCTTCTCTGAAACTGAATTGGAAAATTTAGCCAATCTTATTATTGAAATGGGTGGACTTATTCGCCCTGCTATTCTCAAAAAAGCTGATAATAAAAAAGTTGATGAACGTTATAATATTATCAGTGGAGATTTAGAATATTATGCTTCTGTTATCGCCAATCAGAAAGTTCCTGACCTCGAGATGATTAACGCTTTTGTAGTTGATAAAGAAGCGGAGAATATCGCTTTACAGCAAATACAGTTATTATCTCCTTCTCCTGGGTTAATTACCAGGCCCCAAAAAATAGATAATCCTCTAGAATTGAGGATGAGTAATCTTGAAAAACGATTAGAAACCCAGTTACAAGCAATCCGAGAGGAGTACCAAAAAGAAATCAAAAGACTGGAAGAAAAAATTATTATTTATCCTCCTCCTCCTCCTCCTTCTAAGTCGATTTTAGAGCTTTTGAATACCTGTGATGCTAATCAACTTAAAAAAGGGGGAATTCCACCTGCATCTGTTAATGACTTTCTGAAAAAACGTTCAGAAAAGCCCTTTGATTCTTTGGAAGATGTCCTAAATCGCCCAGTGTCAGGAGTTAAAGAGAAAAGATTAATTAAACTTATCGATTATTTGCTGACTTCTAATTGATTTTTGTGGGTGTGTTGAGCTACTTTAACACACCCTACCGATGGATGTTATAATAATGGAAGATCAGTAAAAAAGCCTGATCCGATAGCGGGCAAAGATTAACTAGAAGACGGGTGAAAAGAGAAAACTTATGACAACTACCCCAGTAATTGCTGCTTCTTTAACAATTCCTCCCCTAGAAAACGGCGATAAATTAACTCGATGGGAATTTGAACGACGTTATCAAGGGATGCCCCATCTCAAAAAAGCGGAATTAATTGAAGGAATTGTTTATATGGCATCTCCCCTCAGATTTGAAAGTCACGCCGAGCCTCATGCTAATATTATCGGATGGTTAGCTCTCTATAAAGCGGCGACCCCCGGTGTTAGATTGGGTGATAATGCCACCGTGAGATTAGATATTGATAACGAACCCCAACCGGATGCCCTATTAAGAATTGACAAGGGAGGACAATCAACAATTAGTCAAGATGACTATGTAGAAGGCGCGCCGGAATTAATTGTCGAAATTGCAGCTTCTAGTGCTTCCTACGATGTTCATCAAAAATTAAATGTTTACCGTCGCAATCAAGTCCAAGAATATCTAGTCTGGCGGTTTTATGAACAAGAAATTGATTGGTTTCGGCTACAGGCAGGAGAATATATTAAACTAGAACCCGATAGTGAGGGCATAATGCGCTCCCAAATCTTCCCCGGTTTATGGCTGGATAAAAACGCTTTATTAATGGGCGACTTAGGAAAAGTTTTATTGATTTTGCAGCGGGGGTTAGAAACAGCAGAACATCGAGATTTTGTCAAGAAATTAACTGCCAATTACAGCTAGATTGTAAAATTAGACAATTATTCTTGATCCACTGTCCTAGAATTATAGAAAGAGTATTTTTGACTTGAATTTGTTCTTAACTGTACCCCACATTTCGACAAGCTCAATGTAAAATAATCTCGCCCCTGATAATCTTCACTTCGACAAGCTCAGTGACCACTCATCACCTTACTTTATGTCAAATCTAATCCTTTTCTGGCATCGTCGCGATTTACGTCTCTCGGATAATATTGGACTGAGTAAAGCTAGGGAGCGCAGTCCGAAAATTATCGGGGTTTTCTGCCTCGATCCTGCTATTTTAGAAGGGGATGATATCGCCCCAGCTAGAGTTGCCTATCTCCTCGGTTGTCTAGAGGAATTAGAAAAAAATTATCGCCAAAAAGGTAGTCAATTACTGATTATTCGCGGCAACCCCAGTCAAGCACTCGTCAACTTAGCCAGCAATTTATCGGCAAAAGCAGTTTTTTTTAACCTCGATATCGAACCCTACGCGCGTCAACGGGATCAACAGGTAATCGCCGCTTTACAAACAAAAGGAATTGAAGTAGAAACCTTCTGGGATCAACTTCTCCACGCTCCAGGGCAAGTCCTCACCCTCTCAAAAAGTCCCTACACCGTATATACTCCTTTTTGGAAAAATTGGAGCCAATTAGCCAAAGCCAGCCCCAAAACCCTAGAAAACCTGCAAGGATTAGACGAAAATGAGGGGGAGAAACTCACAGAAACTATTAACTTACCAACCCTAGAAAATTTAGGTTTTACTTGGCAAAACCCCTTACCCCTCACCCCCGGAGAAAAGGCCGCCCATAGCAGATTAGAAGAATTTTGTCAAGGGGTTATTAACAATTATCAAGAAGATCGTAACTTCCCCGCTTTCGATGGGACCTCGCGCTTGAGTGCTGCTTTAAAATTTGGGGCGATTGGCATTCGCACAATTTGGACGGCAACCCTAGAGTTATTAGAAAATTGCCGCGCCCAGGAAGCAAAAGATAGTATTATCACTTGGCAGCAAGAGTTAGCTTGGCGGGAATTTTACCAGCATTGTCTCTATTTTTTCCCAGAATTGGCGGTCGGTGCTTATAGAAAAGAATTTCGTCATTTTCCTTGGCAGGATAACGAAGAACATTTTCAAGCTTGGTGCCAGGGAAAAACCGGCTATGCGATCGTTGACGCGGCCATGCGACAATTAAATGAAACGGGATGGATGCACAATCGTTGTCGCATGATCGTGGCGAGTTTTTTAACCAAAGATTTAATTATTAACTGGCAAAAAGGCGAAAAATACTTCATGCAGAAACTTTTTGATGGCGATTTAGCCGCTAATAATGGTGGTTGGCAGTGGAGTGCCTCTAGTGGCATGGATCCGAAACCTTTAAGAATTTTTAATCCCGCTAGTCAGACACAAAAATTCGATCCGGAAGGGGAATATATTCGTCAGTGGTTGCCGGAATTAGCTTCCGTAGATACGGAATATCTAGTAACCGGGAAAATCCCCCGTTTAGAAAGACATCGTTGTGGTTATCCTGAGCCAATTGTCGATCATAATCAACAACAAAAAGAATTCAAACGACTCTATAGTAATCAGAAGCCAAAACAATAAAACTAGCTACTTTTGACCGGCTTTAATCTGGTTCCAAACATCCTCTAAACTTAGATATAACACAGGCACAACAATTAAACTCAACAGGGAAGAAGTGACTAAACCTCCCACAATCACCATCGCCATGGGTTGCCGCAATTCCGCACCAGTACCCAATCCCAAAGCGATCGGAATCATACCTAAAATTGTCGAACAGGTGGTCATTAAAATCGGTCTTAACCTAATCATTCCCGTTTCTAAAACCGCTTCCTCCCGACTCCAACCCTGTTGACGCAATTGGTTAGTATAATCCAGCAATAACACAGCGTTTTTATCGAGTAATCCCAAGAGGAAGATAAACCCGATCAGAGAAATCATACTAAACTCACTACCCGTTACCAATAACCCCAACATTGCCCCCACAATCGCTAAAGGTAAACATAAAGCGATGACGATAGTTTCTAGCAGTCTTCTGAATAATAGCCATAAAACTCCTAACATTAAAATTGTCGCTAGGATTAAAGTGCGACCAAAACTGCCCAAAACATCGCTACTTTGAGAAGAAGTACCCCAACGCTGTAAAGTTATCCCTTCCGGTAAAGGAATCCCTTCAATTTTAATCGCCGCATCTTCTAATCCTAAATCGGGACTGAGATTAGCACTGAGAAAAATCGCCTGTTGACCATTTAAACGCTCGATCGCCAAAAAATCCCCCCGCTCATTTAATCTAGATGATAGGGAAATATCCTTCAAACCGGCGATTTTAGCAGCCTCAACCCGCAATTTCTCGGCACTATCGCGCAATAGCTGCAAATTATCGCTTTTAATCGCAATTTGGATCGGCTTTTCCGCTTCCGTTTGCACAAAAGGAATGTCCTCGATACTGACATTCACCCCTCTAATTGGCGGTAAAATTTGCCGAATCCGTTGCTGCACGGCACTGGTGTGAGATTTACGATCGCCCTTCAGTGTAACGTGAATTTTGCCCCGATTCGGCTCACCGCGTAAACCGGCGATCATAAAAGTCGATTCCACTTCCCCATCCTGCAAAATCGGCGCTTCTAATTTGCTGCCATCGCGGATAGTGCGACGCAAAAGAAAACTTTCGGGAGAACTAGCTAACTGGGAAATCCAAGCGAAACTATCAGTAGAACTCTTAGCGGTCGGTTTATTAGGGCTAATTTGCGTTATTTTCGGCAAAGGAGAAGTATAAACCAGATTAAACTCGCCGCGATCGAGTCGGGGAATAAATCCCCTAGAAATAAAAGGAATCAGGGCAATACCCGCCAAAAAGGTAATTAGGGCAATAGCAATGACCAGCAAACGATGACGCAATGACCAGTTTAAGAGCCGTCGATAGGCGTTTTCAATCGGTCGCTTTTGTTTCGTCATTTTTGCCCGTGACTGCGGTTTCAGCCAATATACTGCCAAAACTGGCGATAAAGTTCGGGCGACCAACAGGGAAAAAATCACCGCAGCCGAGACAGTTAAACCGAAGGGTTGGAAAAACTGCCCCACCGCACCCCCCATAAAAGCCACGGGTATGAACACGGCAACAATGGTTAAAGTGGAGGCGGTGACAGCTAATCCGATCTCCCTTGTCCCCTTGAGTGCCGCATTTTTCGGGGTTTCCCCCGCGTCGATTAAACGGGAAATATTCTCCACATCAACGATCGCATCATCCACGACAATGCCAATCACCAAAGCCAGGGCCAGCAGCGTCAGGGTTTCCAGATTAAACCCATAGATGGCCATGATAATGAAAGTCCCCAAAAGAGATAGGGGGATAACCAGAGCAGAAATGATTGTAGCGGCGAAACTGCCTAAAAATATCAAGATCACCAGCACCGACAGCAAAACTGCCAAAAGTAAATCATCGATCGTGCCTTGTAGGGCAGCGCGAATATATTCCGCTTGGGTTTCAGCTAAAATTATCTTGACATCGGGCAGTTTTTGTGCTATGTCTTTAACCAGTTTTTCTGCTTGAGCGGCCAGATCGAGACTATTGGCGGCACCTTTTTTGATTACCTGCACTGCGATTGCTTCTTGGCCATTAAAGCGTACCAGCGTGGGTAATGGTCGGGTTAAACTTTTATGGGGATTATCTTCCCTAACTGTACCTTGACCGAGTAAATTAACTTTAGCCGTACCTGGGAGAGCTTTTAAGGGCGGAATTAAATTATCTTGGGCGATTTGGCTTAATTCTTCTAGATTTTTCTGCTCACTCACCAGCGTATATGTAACTGTTGCCGACTCATTTAAATCAACGGGGATAACTTCTGTGGTAGCTTGAGGGGGTAAAGGGACTTGCGAGATAGCCTGTTTAACTGCTGCGGTGGCCTTGTCTAAATTTGTGCCAATTTTAAAGAAAACGCTGATTACTGACTGTCCGGGGGCAGTAGTCGAAGAAATATCACGACGACCGGGGAGAGAGAAAAGAGGATTTTCTAGGGGTTTAGTTAATTGCTGTTCCGTGGTGATAGCAGTAGCTAAATCCGCTTGAGCGTTAATTATGACGACTGGAAAGCTGATATCTGGGAAAAGCGCGTATTTTAAGGAACTAAAAGCCAAAATTCCCGCCACGGCCACCGCTAACCAGAAAGCAATGGTTAACCTCGGGGCATTAATCGCTATTCGAGAGATATTCAGACGTTCTCGCCATGATTCTTTCATGTTTGTTGAATAAGTGGGGTATGGGGTGTGGGGTGTGGGGTGTAGGGTGTGGGGTGTTTTCTCAGTGAACTGATAACTGATAACTGATAACTGATAACTGATAACTGACTCCTAACCCCATGGTAGATGTTGGATTTTTGCAGGAGTTCTATTTTTCGACAAAGATAAGCAAAAATTATTTATTGACTGTAAAAACTTGAGAATATTTAAATTAATATTCCGCAATATTTATAAATTCTTAAGAATTAATTGAGAAAGATTTTTATTTAACAACGACGTTATCATGGTAACAGCGATTTGATAGAATTTCATAGTGGCTTATTCTGTGCTTTTTTGGGCAGCAATGGTTGAAACCCTTGCCACACCTAGAAGGTGATCCTAATTAAGACGGGTAAATCAGTCATTTTCACCCACAACGATGATCTTTTTTTTATGTAGTTTTATTGCAAAAAAAAAGTTTTTTTGACAAAAAGCATAAAGTATGATATATGAGCGGGTAATTATGAATTATGAATTGGGGAGAAGGGAGAGGGGAGAAGGGAGAAAAAAAGCTGATTACTGATAAGTACCTAAGCAAAATTAATTACACATATCTAACCACCTCTTGCATGAGTGCCTTTTGCATGAGTGCCTTTCTTAACTAGGAAATTTATTTTGCACGACTACTTAAGTAGCTGTTTATAATTAAATTGAAAATGGATTTTAGGCTCGATCCCCCCTTGATAAGGGTAGGGTTGATTCATGAATCAACCCTACCTTGAATCAGCCCTATGATAAGGGGGGTGTCTGACAACTTTTAACACCTACCTACTTAACTGCTCCCTTCCCTGCTATTCATACAAAATCTCATCAAAACAAGCTTCTCCCACACTGGATAAAGTCCTAGCGGCAGCTTTATCGGTTTTCGACTTCTGCACGAGGGCGCGGAATTGCTGTAGATTGTAACGAGCTTGGAATTTTTTAATCGTGCAGTCGCATAGGTCTTTTGCCACATCAGCAGCTAATCCTTCCCCGCGCGCTCTTTGTAAACATTCTTGACGATAACTGTCGAAAGTCGTGGCAGTATTAGAACTTTGGCTAAGGTAAACGGCATTATTAGCCTTTACTGGAAAGCATAAAGCTAATAAACCGATAAAAGTTAGTAAATACCTTTGATTTATCATCATAATCGCTTTTTTAAGCCTGAAATCCTCCACTAGATTAGAGAAGGGCTGCCTAAATTATAGATTGAGTGCTTGACTCTTGGGTTCCACTCTTGGCAAACTGTCAACTGTTATGTTAGGATAAAGGTCTATTGATCGGCGCCATCGCCAAGTGGTAAGGCAGAGGTCTGCAAAACCTTTACCCCCAGTTCGAATCTGGGTGGCGCCTTGAAAAATATCGGCAATCTTTTCCTGATTGCCTTGTCTAAATGAAAATTTAACAAGGTTTTACTTGATAGGCTGCCACTAGATAGCGAAAAATATACTCGACTATCTCTAAATAATTCTCGGTAGTTTCTAGAGACTCACCCCACACCGTCACGCCATGGTAAGAAATCAGTAAAGCGGGAATTTCTGGGGGGAAAGTTGACAATCTACTTTCTATTTCTGCGGCAATTTTCGGCACATCGAGATAGTTAGCAAAAACTGGCATAAATACTTGAGGATTTTCTACCCAAATACCTAAACCTTTCAACATTTCTAAGGGAGGTAACGATAACTTGTCCTCGCGAGCAAAACGGCAAACTAAATTCGCTTCCACCGAGTGGACATGATAACAAGCTTGTGCTTGGGGAAAGAGGCAATAAATCACCCGATGAATGCTAGTTTCTGCCGAAGGACGATTATCCCGATGAGCTAATTCTCTGACTTTTCCCGTCAGATCCACTCGCACAAAATCCTGTTCTGTGAGTTTACCTTTACTTTTGCCACTGGCAGTAATCCAAAAACTATGGTCATCAACTTTAGCGGATAAATTACCCGCAGTACCAAGCATCCAACCCAGTTGATAAAATCTTCGGGCAGCTGCCACTAGAGATAGACGAGGATCGCTCATGGTTTTTAGAGATATGGTAGATAGGGACTGACTATTATGACATCCTCACCCCCCTTTAAGGTTAGGGTTGTTTCATAATACGGTCAGAAAGTCAAAAGCAATCACTATCAGGTAAAATAGAGAGTGACCGTTAATATTTTAAAGATATGTTTAGCTTAATAGAAAAACTTAAATAAGTCAAGGACTCTCGGAAAAATAAACGGAAAAGACATCCTTTATCGCTAGTTTTGCTAATAATAATATTAGGAACTATGCAAGGATACTCAGGCTATAGAGAGCTAGGGGATTTTGCCAAAAGTCTGCCAATTTGACCAAAATCTAACCAGCAATTATTGGCATCAATCAGGTCGCAACTACTTATTTCAAGAGCGATTATCGCGATTAACTTTTCTGATTAACCAATAACTTGCCGCTAAAGCTAAGGTTCCCACGGTGAGGGCAATTAAATCATCTTTACTGTATTTATTGGGATCGAAAATAATAATTTTTCGAGAGATGGCAATCAGGGCAGTAACTACTACTAATTCAACCTGTACGATGTGTTTTCTTAAGTAAGCAGTGACGTTTTCTAATAACTCTAAAGCGATCAAAATATTGAGAAATAATCCGAATATTTCAATTAAAGTTTTACTAAAAAAACCGACGGGTTCCGTAGTAAATAGGTCTTTGATTAGGATAACTACTAAATCATAAAGAGAAACAATAATAACAACAATTAAGGCTACGGATAAAACCTTAGAAACTATGTTTTCGATGAGATGAATCGACCTCATGAAATCTTCATCGCGCCATTGTTGACCAAAATTGATAAGTAGTTTCCGTATCTGTTTGAGCATGATCAATTAAGTAAAAAGTAAAAATTATTATTGTATTTTATTGCTAATTGTTCTATTTAGCTAACAAGTAAGCCGATCCCCCCTGCCCCCTTATTAAGGGGGGTGCCGATCCCCCCTGCCCCCTTATTAAGGGGGGTGCCGATCCCCCCTGCCCCCCTTAATAAGGGGGGTATCTGACAATTTTTAACATCTACTTACTTAGAACTCTCGAAATAATTGGGTGTATCTTAA
This Microcystis wesenbergii NRERC-220 DNA region includes the following protein-coding sequences:
- a CDS encoding AAA family ATPase, whose protein sequence is MTFNPHHCHNEREVESKLIVQYLLPKLGYNAEHWYQQVSFGKVRLDFLVSAQKPINKKQFLSSHCLIVEAKNPREKLINHRHRLGYYLNYFKVQWGLLTNGDEIQLYQRKPDKIYLVFRCSGLEIAAHLEQLKSLIGYETLFLGIPPLNSPTINNKNPMKTIAIYHHKGGVGKTTVATNLAAALSKKGKRVLLIDIDAQANSTFAVGLIKFQFDDDDDLKDKNVFHLLDNSNRIFIENIVRKSQGFNHPEIDVIPSHISLIANQAKIKDNAAVFARLARKLEKVKDQYDIVIIDAPPALDLYARIALIAADYLIIPSDLKPFSNQGLDSVKNFVQEEINESRGDLGKPTLQILGVLPSKISTHAQYLRYNFPKQKQVIPDKYNLPLMESTISERMPLSRCINQYVTVGDLEIPAPQSIMDYAEHKGDAGVSAAEFEALALEVLAKIGVK
- a CDS encoding efflux RND transporter permease subunit → MKESWRERLNISRIAINAPRLTIAFWLAVAVAGILAFSSLKYALFPDISFPVVIINAQADLATAITTEQQLTKPLENPLFSLPGRRDISSTTAPGQSVISVFFKIGTNLDKATAAVKQAISQVPLPPQATTEVIPVDLNESATVTYTLVSEQKNLEELSQIAQDNLIPPLKALPGTAKVNLLGQGTVREDNPHKSLTRPLPTLVRFNGQEAIAVQVIKKGAANSLDLAAQAEKLVKDIAQKLPDVKIILAETQAEYIRAALQGTIDDLLLAVLLSVLVILIFLGSFAATIISALVIPLSLLGTFIIMAIYGFNLETLTLLALALVIGIVVDDAIVDVENISRLIDAGETPKNAALKGTREIGLAVTASTLTIVAVFIPVAFMGGAVGQFFQPFGLTVSAAVIFSLLVARTLSPVLAVYWLKPQSRAKMTKQKRPIENAYRRLLNWSLRHRLLVIAIALITFLAGIALIPFISRGFIPRLDRGEFNLVYTSPLPKITQISPNKPTAKSSTDSFAWISQLASSPESFLLRRTIRDGSKLEAPILQDGEVESTFMIAGLRGEPNRGKIHVTLKGDRKSHTSAVQQRIRQILPPIRGVNVSIEDIPFVQTEAEKPIQIAIKSDNLQLLRDSAEKLRVEAAKIAGLKDISLSSRLNERGDFLAIERLNGQQAIFLSANLSPDLGLEDAAIKIEGIPLPEGITLQRWGTSSQSSDVLGSFGRTLILATILMLGVLWLLFRRLLETIVIALCLPLAIVGAMLGLLVTGSEFSMISLIGFIFLLGLLDKNAVLLLDYTNQLRQQGWSREEAVLETGMIRLRPILMTTCSTILGMIPIALGLGTGAELRQPMAMVIVGGLVTSSLLSLIVVPVLYLSLEDVWNQIKAGQK
- a CDS encoding ParB N-terminal domain-containing protein, encoding MCKFLRVDITDINPSLPRETFSETELENLANLIIEMGGLIRPAILKKADNKKVDERYNIISGDLEYYASVIANQKVPDLEMINAFVVDKEAENIALQQIQLLSPSPGLITRPQKIDNPLELRMSNLEKRLETQLQAIREEYQKEIKRLEEKIIIYPPPPPPSKSILELLNTCDANQLKKGGIPPASVNDFLKKRSEKPFDSLEDVLNRPVSGVKEKRLIKLIDYLLTSN
- a CDS encoding serine hydrolase, which gives rise to MNFFHTEDHLQQFGTDILETTWREFPQLAQEQIALTWIVYDPPVIVNTGGAISHEEFWKYSPRGFSYRGQERTYPASLVKLFYLVAIHEWLEGGMIPENTELNRAIRDMIVDSSNDATSLVVDLVTGTTSGPEIAASPFETWKQQRNIVNRYFQSLNWPELATINVNQKTWSDGPYGRERAFLGELMENRNMLTSNAVARLIHTIIGGIAVSSQRSQMMMSLLKRSLNPADWTSQGDETQILGFLGQGLPESSQIWSKAGWTSQVRHDAAYIEIPHHTPYLLVVFTEGKDNSQNRSILPFISQKVAEKIMQFN
- a CDS encoding FAD-binding domain-containing protein, which codes for MSNLILFWHRRDLRLSDNIGLSKARERSPKIIGVFCLDPAILEGDDIAPARVAYLLGCLEELEKNYRQKGSQLLIIRGNPSQALVNLASNLSAKAVFFNLDIEPYARQRDQQVIAALQTKGIEVETFWDQLLHAPGQVLTLSKSPYTVYTPFWKNWSQLAKASPKTLENLQGLDENEGEKLTETINLPTLENLGFTWQNPLPLTPGEKAAHSRLEEFCQGVINNYQEDRNFPAFDGTSRLSAALKFGAIGIRTIWTATLELLENCRAQEAKDSIITWQQELAWREFYQHCLYFFPELAVGAYRKEFRHFPWQDNEEHFQAWCQGKTGYAIVDAAMRQLNETGWMHNRCRMIVASFLTKDLIINWQKGEKYFMQKLFDGDLAANNGGWQWSASSGMDPKPLRIFNPASQTQKFDPEGEYIRQWLPELASVDTEYLVTGKIPRLERHRCGYPEPIVDHNQQQKEFKRLYSNQKPKQ
- a CDS encoding Uma2 family endonuclease, which translates into the protein MTTTPVIAASLTIPPLENGDKLTRWEFERRYQGMPHLKKAELIEGIVYMASPLRFESHAEPHANIIGWLALYKAATPGVRLGDNATVRLDIDNEPQPDALLRIDKGGQSTISQDDYVEGAPELIVEIAASSASYDVHQKLNVYRRNQVQEYLVWRFYEQEIDWFRLQAGEYIKLEPDSEGIMRSQIFPGLWLDKNALLMGDLGKVLLILQRGLETAEHRDFVKKLTANYS
- the mtnB gene encoding methylthioribulose 1-phosphate dehydratase; this encodes MSDPRLSLVAAARRFYQLGWMLGTAGNLSAKVDDHSFWITASGKSKGKLTEQDFVRVDLTGKVRELAHRDNRPSAETSIHRVIYCLFPQAQACYHVHSVEANLVCRFAREDKLSLPPLEMLKGLGIWVENPQVFMPVFANYLDVPKIAAEIESRLSTFPPEIPALLISYHGVTVWGESLETTENYLEIVEYIFRYLVAAYQVKPC
- a CDS encoding phosphate-starvation-inducible PsiE family protein produces the protein MLKQIRKLLINFGQQWRDEDFMRSIHLIENIVSKVLSVALIVVIIVSLYDLVVILIKDLFTTEPVGFFSKTLIEIFGLFLNILIALELLENVTAYLRKHIVQVELVVVTALIAISRKIIIFDPNKYSKDDLIALTVGTLALAASYWLIRKVNRDNRS
- a CDS encoding 4'-phosphopantetheinyl transferase family protein, producing MFISTDEVHLYFISLDPSGDRLEKLASLLSEDEIIRANRYHFPEHKRRFLVARGCLREILGSYLAISPEKIEFIYSERGKPSINYQLQFNLSHSEDMAICGLTLTARIGVDLEKMRQMKDLNSLTKRFFCAREHELVEKSAEKEKLFFQLWTAKEAYLKALGTGISGGLERVEVGLNPLKLDNVAGEWQLWTAAIGDNYRATVVIEGSDRVIKTFGLSDL